Genomic DNA from Acidobacteriota bacterium:
ACCCAAAGGCCAGTGCGATTACGGCGGCAAAGCTTTGCCTGCCCGTAGCTGCGTTTATGATCTTCCTGACGTGGCTTGTCTTCTCATCATGGTTGAGCCAATTTGGCGGTTTTTCGAGTACCAGTCTCTTCGTGTTAGGATTTGTGGTCTTTGGGGTGGGCTTTAGTTTGTTTCTGGCATTCCTTCCATTGTGGACCCGTTCAGTCGCGAAGAACACCATCTATGTCATCACCCAGCGACGGTTGATGACCATCCGGCAACTCGGCAACCAGAAACAGGTAAAATCCATTCCTGCCAGAAACATCATCAATATTGAGTACACACAACACGCGAGCAATTGCGGTGACCTCCTGGTTGAAAGTGACAGCCAGCCGCGAATCACCATATTGCGTGGAATTTCCCAGGTCCAGGAAGCCGAAAGAGTATTGCGAAGCATTATTGCCTGAAATAACCCCTTTACATCCAACAATTCTGAAGGAGGTACACAATGGGACGCATTCGATATGTGGTGGCGATGAGTCTGGACGGCTACATCGCCGGGCCAAATGGTGAAGCTGACTGGATTATTATGGACCCGGAGATCAATTTTCAGGCGCTTTTTGCCGAGTTTGACACGATTCTGGTAGGCCGCAAAACCTTCGAGAAGATGCCAAAGGGAAGTAAGTCCAAAAAGTCTCCGATGCCGACCTTTGTTTTTTCACAGACGCTCCGACCGGAAGACTATCCAAACGTGACGATTGTTTCCGAACTGTCAGAACCAACCCTTTCAGCTATCCGGGCCCAGGCCAAAAAGGACATCTGGCTTTTTGGTGGTGGTGGACTGTTCCGCAGCCTGCTTGAGGCCGGACAGGTGGACAGCGTCGAAACGGCCATCATCCCGGTGCTGCTGGGTGGAGGGATTCCATTGCTTCCGACTCCGGCCAAACAAACGAAGTTGACATTGACCGGGCATAAGGTTTACCAGACCGGAATTGTCTCGCTGGTGTATCAAACTGGAAACAAAGCCAAATGACGTTTCAACTTGAGCTAAATATTCCAAAAGTCTCAATTGAGGCAAATCTTTTCGCCTGCTTCTCAGAAGTCAGAATAACAGTTGATATCACCTTTAACTCAGACCAGTTCCCCTGGGTCGTTGCGACTCAAAACACAGAACCGATCTTTGATGGGCAGCTTTCATCCGATAGGGTAACTGCTTTTGTGGATGAGGTTTTCCGGGCAGCCGCTAAACCAGAGCGAGTGACGGGGGCAAGAATCACAACTCACTACACGGCCAGGTTGGACTGGAAAAATTATGAAATTCAAGGGTTTGGCGATTCAGGACACCTTGAGTTTGCGGGGCGTGATTTACCTGAAGAGGTCCATAGAGGATATCTCCCTTTGTTAAAAGGAGAAACCACTCAACGGATAAAAGAACTCCTTGAAGTCGGGCTTCATTGTCGCCCGATGGCTATTTTTTCGATTACTCACACCTTTTTGAAGAATCTGGGAGACAAATCTCAAGCAGCAGGCTAA
This window encodes:
- a CDS encoding dihydrofolate reductase produces the protein MGRIRYVVAMSLDGYIAGPNGEADWIIMDPEINFQALFAEFDTILVGRKTFEKMPKGSKSKKSPMPTFVFSQTLRPEDYPNVTIVSELSEPTLSAIRAQAKKDIWLFGGGGLFRSLLEAGQVDSVETAIIPVLLGGGIPLLPTPAKQTKLTLTGHKVYQTGIVSLVYQTGNKAK